Proteins encoded in a region of the Triticum dicoccoides isolate Atlit2015 ecotype Zavitan chromosome 3A, WEW_v2.0, whole genome shotgun sequence genome:
- the LOC119266647 gene encoding G-type lectin S-receptor-like serine/threonine-protein kinase SD2-5: MAPSALPATIGPTSMKVKSSSIRRVVAILATVGGFIFLSILFLINYFIRKRRTQRHHEMEEEEFGELQGTSMKFTFQQLKAATEQFTNKLGERGFGSVFKGRLADERIAVKRLDRAGQGKREFSAEVQTIGSIHHINLVRLIGFCAEKSHRLLVYEYMPNGSLDRWIYCRHDKDSPPLDWSTRCKIITNIAKGLAYLHEECMKKIAHLDVKPQNILLDNDFNAKLSDFGLCKLIDRDMSQVFTGMRGTPGYLAPEWLTSQITEKADVYSFGVVVMEIISGRKNLDNSRSEESIHLITQLQEKIDCKRRPKMSEVVKVLEGAMNAESNIDHNFVATNQVYFGADGNVVSSVPPLASHVSGPR, translated from the exons ATGGCCCCAAGTGCTCTGCCTGCAACTATTGGCCCAACAAGCATGAAAGTGAAATCCTCTTCTATAAGAAGAGTTGTTGCAATTTTAGCTACTGTAGGCGGCTTCATTTTTCTTTCCATCTTGTTCCTCATCAATTACTTTATACGTAAACGAAGAACACAACGacatcatgagatggaggaggaaGAGTTTGGGGAGCTACAAGGAACATCAATGAAGTTCACATTTCAACAGTTAAAAGCAGCAACTGAGCAATTCACAAACAAGCTCGGGGAAAGAGGATTTGGATCTGTTTTCAAGGGACGGCTCGCTGATGAAAGGATTGCAGTAAAACGTTTAGATCGAGCGGGTCAGGGCAAAAGGGAATTTTCTGCAGAGGTTCAGACAATTGGCAGCATTCATCATATTAATCTGGTGAGATTAATTGGTTTCTGTGCAGAGAAATCGCATAGGCTCTTGGTATATGAGTACATGCCAAATGGATCCTTGGACAGATGGATCTATTGTCGACATGACAAGGATTCACCTCCTCTAGATTGGAGCACACGGTGCAAGATTATCACTAACATAGCTAAGGGTCTCGCTTATCTTCATGAGGAGTGCATGAAAAAGATTGCCCATTTGGATGTCAAACCACAAAACATCCTCTTAGATAATGACTTCAATGCTAAACTTTCTGACTTTGGACTATGCAAGCTCATTGACAGGGATATGAGTCAAGTGTTTACCGGAATGAGAGGCACACCTGGATATTTAGCTCCTGAATGGTTGACATCACAGATCACGGAAAAGGCCGATGTCTATAGCTTTGGTGTTGTGGTCATGGAAATCATTAGTGGAAGAAAGAACCTCGACAATTCTCGATCCGAAGAGAGCATCCATCTCATCACGCAATTGCAGGAAAAG ATTGATTGCAAAAGAAGGCCTAAAATGTCTGAGGTAGTCAAGGTCTTGGAAGGTGCCATGAATGCAGAGAGCAACATTGATCATAACTTTGTTGCAACAAATCAAGTGTATTTTGGCGCTGATGGAAATGTGGTCTCCTCGGTTCCACCTCTAGCTTCACATGTATCAGGTCCCAGGTGA
- the LOC119266653 gene encoding G-type lectin S-receptor-like serine/threonine-protein kinase SD2-5, whose amino-acid sequence MAPSALPATIGPTSMKVKSSSIRRVVAILATVGGFIFLSILFLINYFIRKRRTQRHHEMEEEEFGELQGTSMKFTFQQLKAATEQFTNKLGERGFGSVFKGRLADERIAVKRLDRAGQGKREFSAEVQTIGSIHHINLVRLIGFCAEKSHRLLVYEYMPNGSLDRWIYCRHDKDSPPLDWSTRCKIITNIAKGLAYLHEECMKKIAHLDVKPQNILLDNDFNAKLSDFGLCKLIDRDMSQVFTGMRGTPGYLAPEWLTSQITEKADVYSFGVVVMEVISGRKNLDNSRSEESIHLITQLQEKIDCKRRPKMSEVVKVLEGAMNAESNIDHNFVATNQVYFGADGNVVSSVPPLASHVSGPR is encoded by the exons ATGGCCCCAAGTGCTCTGCCTGCAACTATTGGCCCAACAAGCATGAAAGTGAAATCCTCTTCTATAAGAAGAGTTGTTGCAATTTTAGCTACTGTAGGCGGCTTCATTTTTCTTTCCATCTTGTTCCTCATCAATTACTTTATACGTAAACGAAGAACACAACGacatcatgagatggaggaggaaGAGTTTGGGGAGCTACAAGGAACATCAATGAAGTTCACATTTCAACAGTTAAAAGCAGCAACTGAGCAATTCACAAACAAGCTCGGGGAAAGAGGATTTGGATCTGTTTTCAAGGGACGGCTCGCTGATGAAAGGATTGCAGTAAAACGTTTAGATCGAGCGGGTCAGGGCAAAAGGGAATTTTCTGCAGAGGTTCAGACAATTGGCAGCATTCATCATATTAATCTGGTGAGATTAATTGGTTTCTGTGCAGAGAAATCGCATAGGCTCTTGGTATATGAGTACATGCCAAATGGATCCTTGGACAGATGGATCTATTGTCGACATGACAAGGATTCACCTCCTCTAGATTGGAGCACACGGTGCAAGATTATCACTAACATAGCTAAGGGTCTCGCTTATCTTCATGAGGAGTGCATGAAAAAGATTGCCCATTTGGATGTCAAACCACAAAACATCCTCTTAGATAATGACTTCAATGCTAAACTTTCTGACTTTGGACTATGCAAGCTCATTGACAGGGATATGAGTCAAGTGTTTACCGGAATGAGAGGCACACCTGGATATTTAGCTCCTGAATGGTTGACATCGCAGATCACGGAAAAGGCCGATGTCTATAGCTTTGGTGTTGTGGTCATGGAAGTCATCAGTGGAAGAAAGAACCTCGACAATTCTCGATCCGAAGAGAGCATCCATCTCATCACGCAATTGCAGGAAAAG ATTGATTGCAAAAGAAGGCCTAAAATGTCTGAGGTAGTCAAGGTCTTGGAAGGTGCCATGAATGCAGAGAGCAACATTGATCATAACTTTGTTGCAACAAATCAAGTGTATTTTGGCGCTGATGGAAATGTGGTCTCCTCGGTTCCACCTCTAGCTTCACATGTATCAGGTCCCAGGTGA